CGTACGGTATTTAATTTGGGATTCTTAAATTTTGGGTTCAATAATTAGGTAATTGGTAGTTAAAAATAGAtaccaaatatcaaaatttaaaatttcgaTTCAGTAATCCGTAAATTAAACTTCGATTTGGTACAGTGTTTAGTAATACTATATTGAAGTTATAGTCAATTGTATTACAAAGTTGATATTATTTCTccaattaattctattttttatgtAGAGACGTCAATATAGGCTAGGCATGTTGGCCCGATCTGAATAAGTCTgctgatttgtggggcttgaaaAATATAGGTAGGGCTGGCCCGTGGgccaataaaaattaattaaaaaatataatataatattaaaatttaaaattaaagagatccaaactcaaaatctatttaaagttttttaggaAATCACTAAGTATAGAAGTTGCATTCACCATGAAAATGTCCAAACACTTGTTGCTACTCAAAACTGGTTACATGGTTTTTCTCAAActggtaatatatttttgtgtacatttaaatattataattctcaatttagttattttttaatatttaactaattgaaaccGCATATAAATTGCAGATGAAAATAAAGATGTTAAGACAACCTTCCCACAGGTTGATTCAGACatgcttgatgaagatgatcatGAAGTGTTCGTTACGCCATAGGTTTCATGAAGTGTTAGATACGCCataagtttcatgattttttaaggagtttatcttttacttttttatggttgaaatattgtcatattttttgtgttttattgtgaTCATTGCAAAATagttaggttaatatttctatttagatatttatacttttacttaaaaaagacttaataaatattataaagataattttatttgtggatttgattaacaagtagtaacattaacaccatgtaatattgttgtatcgatatttatgataatattttttaattataatttataatttaatttaataattataaaaaatatataacttttaaaaaagtggGCTGGCCCGGCAAGCCTATGGCCCACGTACTTGTGGATTGGGCCGACCGTATTCTggcccacaccaaaaatgggctagcctgGCCTGACCCATAAAATGTCAAAACTTGTATGGATTAGCCCGGATGGGGtgggctagcccatattgacaactCTACTTTTATGGGGAGACACGGTATAATAAAAGATCAACAAGTAAGAAAAGCAAATTAATATAACTAAAAGACATATGTGTTtggttgtttatgtttattcttTAACTTTCTTTTTGGACTTGTATTAATAAGCAATGAACATGTTAATATATGACATTCGTTAAGTAAATAATTCGGTGAAATACCAAATATCAAGTGGTACTAATATTTCATACCAAACCCAAACTTAAATATCATAATTCTAAAAATTCTCTCAAATACCATGCCAAatatcaaattataaatttttttaatttggttcAATAATTTAGTTTTCGGTACTTTATGCTCATCCCCATGCGCCATGAATCAAAATTAACCGGACCAAACATCAAATGaaagctaaaaataaaaaataaatacatgcaTTCCTATTTTACGAATGAAACgtatgtatattttattatgagaaaatcaaaagtaggtGACCAAATATGTTATACAATAGTATTAGAATTAATAtactgttttttttaaaaggctAAAGTATTTATTATCCCCCTGAACTTGAAGTTTTTTATTcggtgtacacctaaactatattCCGTTTTAATTACCTCttgaacttgtttattcctccatCACGTACACCTTTTTTGTCCACCTGCTCATATTGTGACAACACGTGCGACAACTGGCAAAAGTAGTGATGTTGATTTCCACCTGGATAAATAATGCCACctcaataaattaatatggcaaaaaataaatatcaagcattcattgttttaaaagttatttttgaataagggTTGATTTCGCGGAACTCCTTCTGGATTTGGGTTTTTCTAGACGTGAAATTGGtcgattaaatttcaaatttgtctgaaatttttaccaagtaagtgttaatctttgtttcctttacttttcatttacattttgccctatttttcatttaaaatatgccaaatattaaagaaaaatggatattttatgttttttttaccGTTGTAGCTTtatgatgtggcaaaaaatCACTTCCTCATGCACCTAGTAGAGTGTGTTGTCAATTTCTACACCAGGTGGACAATAAAGGTGTACGCGAtagaggaataaacaagttcgcgagggggggtaattaaaacggaatatagtttaggtgtacaccgaataaaaagcttcaagttcaggggggtaatgaATACTTTAACCTTTAAAaaatgagcaactttcacatatagtaaacacaaaattcatatttgtatgttatagcaaagtttgcataattatGCTTCATAGCAAACATGCTATGACTAggctatttcgctatacatatatacaaaagaagcaaccgtataattcgttggctcatcttcagatttgtataatttcgctggcaggccatttgtataaattgttgtcagtctctcgtttgtataaatcgttaagagtctttcaatttaattttatgtgtttgtatatctgtataaaaattgaatttgtatacaatgaatcgaaataaaacgtTTGTACATCAAATATCgttctctctctcgctttatacaaacataaattatacattgtattttttataatctgtgtttgtataaagcgagaaagagagaaaggcaaaagaaaactggacagagaaatatttgtattgtagagttataagtgtataggatgaagatatatgtatttgcatgtgtatatacaattttctcttacTTTATACAAACgtaaacacaatttatacatttttgtttgtataaagcaagagaggcGAGCGACAGAGAgagcgagcgagagagggagaATGGCGAAcgagagtttgagggagagagaCGACTGACAAACAGTTTGCTACAGggcacaattaaatcaaagtgtggttatacgatttaatttgaattaatagtttgcaattatgtacaattttcccaaaaaattaaagatccaATGGGCCATTTTATCATCGAAAAGAAAGAGAACATACACGTACAACCCAAAATAAacaagggaaaattgtatataataataaattaataattcaaataaatgtCATAATCACAGtttatttaattgtaccccataacaaactgttgctatttcgccTCCCTCCCTGATGAATTTCGCTCGTCACTCTCGGCAGTCTCTCCCCCGCCTCTCTTGTTTTTATACAAacgtaaatgtataaaatgcgtttgtgtttgtataaagcgagagaaaattgtatatatcatatattttcgttcccctctcccagatctcgctcgccactctcactttatacaaacaaaaatgtatattgcgtttgtgtttgtataaagcgaaataaaattgtatatacaaatacaaatacatatattttcgtcctatacacttatgattatacaaatagaGATATTCCCCTACCcagattatacaattgtttcttttgtatatatgtgtagcgaaatatacatattaatagttaTAGCTAtatcatacaaatatgatttttgtgtttgctatatgtgaaagttgctcgaTAAATTAAcatcaaacaaaagaaaagaaaagaaaagaaaacaaactcAAATTAAGAATTAATATACTCTGTATTAAATGAGACTATTACGTTTGGTCAAATTTTGAGGGGTTAAAAAgtgctaattttaaaaaagtgaagTGTTTAAGCAAtttataaagagaaaaaataagtgtttttcaGACTAgtaaaaactgttttttttttcaaaaattttaaaagtagtttttttttaaaaaaaatgcttgatttagaaacaatttaaaaaagtTTGGTCAAAGATTAATTTCTactcaaaagtactttttaaaaattattgatcAAATACAAATTACTTATTATCaaagatattttcttttaaaaaacatttttcaaaataaattagttttagaaatttgatcaaataaatcatatagTTTTACTCAATAAGAAAAGATTTTGCAATGTTTCAAAATTATCCATATGATAAATGAAATATTAAATACAAAAGTATGCATTTGTTGACTTTTTGCCAAATAAATGAGACCTAACATGACAGAGTATTAATAATGTCACAAGCGAAGCTACAAGTCTGGATACAAGGTTCAgctaaacataataatttttgcTCAAATAATGTGTAGTCtatttgtattgaaaaatttattaaatatatccaaacattaaattttaaatgcaattattattttttgatgaaaattcCACAtacaacaaacacaaaaatcatatttgtatactataactataatttgcataattgcgctccataacaaacataaatatgtatatttcgctatacatatacaaaagaaagcagttgtataatttcgctatacatatacaaaagaaagcaattgtataatctgctttgatatacatatacaaaagatcaattgtataaattgtgtttgtataaagcgagaaagacaaaaaaaaatctgggcaggggaagatcgtatttgtataatcataagtgtataggacgaaaatatatgcatttgtatttgtatatataattttttctcgctttatacaaacacaaacacaatgtatacatttgtgtttgtataaagtgagagagacgagtgagcgagcgagatgtGGGAGAGTGGTGAGTGAGAtgtgggagagtggcgagcgagatctaggagaggggaatgaaaatatatgtatatataaaattttctcttgctttatacaaacacaaacgcattttatacatttgcgtttttgtataaagtgagagaggcgagtaagcgagcgagatctgggagaggggaatgaaaatatatgtatttatacaattttctatcgctttatacaaacacaaacgcattttatacatttgcgtttgtataaaaagcgagagaggggagggagagaacgagaatggcgagcgagattcaccaggagagagacgaaataacaacagtttgctatgaaatataattaaatcaaaatatatttatagcatttaatttgaattaataatttgttattatatacaatttttcctagATAGTATCACTAAAATGTACGCTAAGCATTTCTTCTCCACTAAAGTGACCCGAATCTAAGCGTAACCCTAACTCCCAACTCGTTACAGTCTCCTCACACAGTTGAAACgaaaaaaggaaaaggtaaAAGGTAAGTATTTCTCGAAATGctcctttctttttcttggtaaaaaaaaaaaggtaaggtAAAAGTAAGTGGCATTAATGAATTGAAGTAGAAAGAAGGTCCATCTATTGGGtgagtatctttgagaaatCTTTTTTGTGTCGTCATCGCCTTGGTAAAAAGAAAACTTATTATTAGTagcaaaagaagaaatatatCTATCTGTCTATCTTATCTCCCACTCGTAGTAATGGAGCATCACAACACAATAGAAGCAAAAATAATGTGTCCTCATGTGCTCCTCTTCCCTCTTCCAATACAAAGCCCTATCAACTCCATGCTTCAACTTGCCGAGCTTTTTTGCCTCGCCGGTTTACAAGTTACTTTCCTTAACACTAATCACAATCAACAGCTTCTCTACCGTCATACCAACGTCGAATCTAGATTCAGGCAATATCCTAAATTTCAATTCCGGACAATTTCCGATGGTCTTCCCGACGATCATCCCCGCTCCTTTCCTATGTTTGAAGACCTTATTAATTCCTTGCAAGCTGTGGCAGAGCCTTTTCTTAAAGATATATTAACAGAGTCCGGTGTCACGTGTGTTATACCTGATGGATTATTTTATTATGCAGTGGATATTTGTAATGAGGTTGGAGTTTCTGTTATTTCTTTTGATACTATTAGTCCTTGTTGCCTCTGGGTTTACCTCTGTTTCCCCAAACTCATTCAAACTGGAGATATTCCCTTCAAAGGTACTTTTCATTTTCCGAAAAAACTTCATCTTCTATTTTTGCAACTTGAAATTTTTGTCAATATAAcagatatttaaaaatacattttcaaaatttagagTTTAGTATTACATCTAGTATGTTTCATTAGCTAGCTTCTTCCAAGTAGAAACAATTTCATTTTACTTAGATgaatttttgctattttatttGGAGTTATGTTACTGATCATCTAACAAGCAAAAATTTACCTATGTTGTTAAGGAAATGATGATTTGGACATGTTGATAGAAAATGTACCTGGCATGGAAGATCTTCTCCGGCGTCGCGATTTTCCATTCTATCGCCTCACAAATTGTGCAACGGACCTCTATTGCCAACTTGCTCTCAAGGAAATCCAAAGTATACCTCGATCCCATGGACTCATATTAAATACATTTGAAGATTTGGACGGTCCATTACTATCTCACATTCGCTCTCATTGTCCACAAACGTATGCTGTTGGGCCGCTACACTTGCAACTCAAAACTAGGCTTGCTGATAAAAGAATGTCCTCTTCAAATAGTTTGTGGGAAGAAGATCACAGTTCAATTCAATGGCTTGATGCACAGCCCATAGAATCAGTAATCTATGTAAGTTTTGGAAGTCTTGCAACTTTGACAAAGGAGGAAATGTTGGAGTTTTGGCATGGATTAGTAAATAGTGGAATCAGATTTTTGTGGGTCATGAGGTCCGACTTATTGAGGGAAGAAGAGTTTAGCCACCAATTTGTGAAGGAGCTAGCAGCCGGTTGCAAAGAAAGAGCCTACATAGTGAGTTGGGCTCCACAAGAGAAAGTACTATCCCACCCAGCTATTGGTGGATTTTTAACTCACAGTGGATGGAACTCGACCATGGAAAGTATTGTTGAAAGAAAGCCTATGATCTGTTGGGCTGTTTATGTGGACCAACGAGTCACTAGTAGATTCGTCGGTGAGGTGTGGAAAATTGGGTTGGACATGAAAGACATTTGTGATAGAGACAATATTGAGAAGGTGGTGAAAGATTTGATGGTAACAAATAAGGAGAAGTTGAAGAAATCGGTTGACAAGTTATCTATGTTGGCAGAAATTAGTGTTGGAGAAGGAGGTTCATCGTACAATGCTTTTGAATATCTGGTCGATGACATTAAAAAGTTAGGCAGAAGAGACAAGGATATCAATCCTAACAGCATAGGATAAACAGGGTAATGCTACCAATCATTATTTTGTAGACAaagattatattattttcttcttcttttagcGGATACTACAAGTTATTCATACAGGTACACTAGATGAGATAAAGCCCGCGTTAGCATGGGTCGAGCTCAATGTGAAGTGTATAAAATTGTATGTTTGGCCTTTTAAATAGGTTCCTCTTTAAAAATTGAAGTCATGTCCGACTTAATTTTTCGTGCTCAAGTATAAACTAGTATTTGATAGAAAGACTAGGCAGTCTCTTCATTGTCTTTCTCCTTTCCATGTTATTCCATCCTGGTAGTGATGCAAATACACTTCGTTTTGCGACAAAACAAGCTGGTCATAGATCTAGTCCACTTCACACTTCTAAAATGTTATGTCCCAACTTTATGACTGACTGGTTTGTTCTTAATTCTCAGCTATCCTACTTTCCAGATAACCTGTGATCTCTATAAATCTGGAAATCTCTCCCCGGGCTTTGATTTTGCAGTCTAAATCGGAGACCAAAAATCTAATTCTCCTGTCATCTCCAACTTTAATAAATGCATGTTTGGGAGAATACCTCTCACCCTTTGCTATTCTTGTTTCAATAGACTCATTCCAAGGGATGTGATCGTTTGAAACTAGTCCCTTTATCCTGTTGTTAGCTGTTCTCTCAGAAACATCAATTTGGAATTGCAAAATTCCATGACTGCTTCTTGTCTGGTGTCTCAGTTTTGTGCTGCCAAAATACCTCCTCCCTATCTTGGCCTTAGCTTCCATGCTGTAAGATGAATTAATTCCCCTCATCCAGAGAACCTCGTAACCAATTGTTCACTTTTGCTGGAACTTCAAATATTAAGAGATCACTGTGGTTTGGAATGGCTCTAACACACTGTTTATCAAGGCCAGCCTGCCTACCTCCAGAGGATAGATACCGCGTTTTCCATGTGGCTTAGCcttcttttaaaaagaaaatccaCCACTTGATATTCGTTGTAGTTGTTCTTTTATGTTTTGCTCCTAATAGCATTCCTAGCTTTGATTAGGTATTATGCCTTAGGATTCCTGCTGCTGANTTTGCTGGAACTTCAAATATCAAGAGATCACTGTGGTTTGGAATGGCTCTAACACACTGTTTATCAAGGCCAGCCTGCTTGCCTCCAGAGGATAGATACCGCGTTTTCCATGTGGCTTAGCcttcttttaaaaagaaaaatccaCTACTTGATATTCGTTGtagttgttattttatgttttgctCCTAATAGCATTCCTAGCTTTGATTTAGGTATTATGCCTTAGGATTCCTGCTGCTGAATGTTTACTAAAGTTCACAGAGACATAGAATTGCAGAAACTTAGTAGAGAGGAAGAAGTTTTTGTTGTCATCAAGCTCCATGTCCTCATTGACAAACAGTCGACAAGTGTATACATCATACcttaaatttctattattcaACATGCTTTTCTATCCATTCATGAACAAATGTTTGAGCAATTAGCTTaactttcctatttattttgaaatctaGATATTGTGAGTATGCATATTGTTTTTTGGGAATGTTGAGTTGTAATTGACAACAAATCTAGCATATACCTCCAGATGTTCATGCCCTTTCTCCTTACCAATGTATAAAGTGAGATGTATGCAGACTTTATCACTATCCTTgtaacttcatttttttaaaatcatgacATGAAAATCATTTATAACCTCAGCTAAGCATTAATAAAATGTGGATCTCCAAATATGCTCCAGGATATTCTAATCAATTCGTAATCACTTAATTTAAGACTTAATGATGAAAAATTAATTGAGATGTGTGTAAACTTATCCAACATTGttattgtttaaaaaatataattatatgaaataaggAGCATTAGCTAGACTTCAGAACATGAAAAAGACTTAAAACGTTTTCAATGAGATCTTGAATACTCTAAACGTAAAAGAATTTTCCAAGCATCACCACAAACGTCAGCCCATATCTTAAGACTAATTATAAGATCATATTAACACCTTTTTATAGTATATATTAATAAAGCGGAGTTGAACATTCCCATTCGCCTTGTTTAGAGAGTTATTTTAGTCAAAGTTTAGCtataaattatcaaattttgaacACTCTTAACGAAATTGCAGACTTTGCCATTGAATACAGTGACTAATTGTGAAAAGTTTGTTTTGCTTTTTTTCTCCTTTGGCCTCACCGTACAAGTAGCATCAATTGATACTTTCATTTAAATAGCAATTGCAAGTGTAACCGAAAAATCTTATCCTCCTTGGACCTTTTCTATGAATAAACaacatattaaattttaaattctttgtgACAGAAGCAAACATTTCcttaatcaacacacaaaattaAGGATTACGACTTTGAATTTAGAAACGCTCTGCTGTCGACATCCAGATAAGCAATTTGGTTGGGACTTTATGATAATCTTAAACGTAAGGCCGTTTATACTTAAgttatatatacacacaattTATTTAACATTGAGTATATAACATgttatttacttatatatattttttacgtTATCAAATACTAATGTTTACTATATACAGTTGCCAATTTTACAAGTAAACTAAATTAGATTTAAAACTCTATACATATAATATTAAGTCTTCCCATAAATCATAATCATACCACGCCAAAAAAGCATAGTCCCACTAGCCTTAGATtatcacaaacaaaagaaaactcaACTCCCCATTGCCCCTccaatatatcaatattttacaacaaaaaaagtcggctttcatttcttttattgctttctaaTCAGAGCCAGATAGAATTTTGTCGTGATGGAATTGAATAACTTCTTTCCCACTTCGTCTTTTACAAAAATNCATCGCTAaatttgcaccccaaatattctgttttggtcctactcaacctaaaccctttggactccagcgtttgtctccacacctccaaccgagcattaactctgtcccgcgtctcatcaatcagtactatgtcatccgcaaataacatacaccacgGGACCGTCTCCTGAATGGACCGCGTCAACTCgtccatcaccaaagcaaataggAAAGGGCTCAGGACTGATCCCTGGTGCAGCCCCATCTCAACTGGGAATTTTCTATGAATAAACaacatattaaattttaaattctttgtgACAGAAGCAAACATTTCcttaatcaacacacaaaattaAGGATTACGACTTTGAATTTAGAAACGCTCTGCTGTCGACATCCAGATAAGCAATTTGGTTGGGACTTTATGATAATCTTAAACGTAAGGCCGTTTATACTTAAgttatatatacacacaattTATTTAACATTGAGTATATAACATgttatttacttatatatattttttacgtTATCAAATACTAATGTTTACTATATACAGTTGCCAATTTTACAAGTAAACTAAATTAGATTTAAAACTCTATACATATAATATTAAGTCTTCCCATAAATCATAATCATACCACGCCAAAAAAGCATAGTCCCACTAGCCTTAGATtatcacaaacaaaagaaaactcaACTCCCCATTGCCCCTccaatatatcaatattttacaacaaaaaaagtcggctttcatttcttttattgctttctaaTCAGAGCCAGATAGAATTTTGTCGTGATGGAATTGAATAACTTCTTTCCCACTTCgtcttttacaaaaatatttatcttccCATCGTAAGGTACAATCATCACACACACATACAGTACAATACCAATCGTTTGGTACATAGGATAACGGTGAAATATTTCAAGATAAATTTATAACGCATAATTTTGTGTGAtaaattagttcaaaaaatataattttaaaagaatttgatCCACATATATCAAAAGATCCCTTTATAGAATTATAGAAAAATCATATCATGGATTTAGTGGAAACGTTAAATAATTCATGGCGGGTCCATATTTGAATTGATAGGTTCAATTTTAGGGATGACAGTTGAATATTTAAACTAGGTATATAGTTCAATATTACTTttatacatttattttaaaatcctaaacaccTCGGGTGAAATTTTTAGTTTCACCGTTATTCAACCTTTGCGTTTTTACTACTATAACAAATAACACACCCAATGTAATATGACAAATGGGGTCTGAAGACCttatctcaaattattttgaaaattagaattttcaaaatgtaatatttgaaattcagtTTAACCGGTTAATTATACACTAGATAGGGCACTAAATAAAAGCTTTTCTAGTACATTTCCACAAATTCACACGCACACGCACTAACAAAAAAGTTAGTTCGTGGTCCATATAATTATACCAAAATATAAGTGGAGGAACCAtagtaccaaaaaaaaaaaagaagagaaagagaatgGGTAACAACATAGGAGGAAGTACGAAGAAGACAAAGGTGATGAAGATTAACGGCGAAATCCTTAAACTGAAGACACCAATAACAACGTTAGAGGTAGTTAAAGACTACCCAGGTCATGTTTTATTGGAATCAGAAGCAGTGAAGAAATTTGGGATTAGAGCTAAGCCATTAGAGGCAGAACAAGAGCTGAAGCcgaacaaaatatattttcttgtagaATTGCCTCTGTTTCCTAAAGAAGAAATTACTAAGGTTACAAGAAGGGTGAAATCTGATGTTCATATGAACGCACAAGATCGGCTGGAGTGCCTTATGTTAAGCCGGAGATCGGCTTCGGATTTATCGATTTCGAAGCCGAGTAATGGAGCTGTTGTTCAGCTGAAGATGAAGCTGCCCAGAAGTGTAGTACAAAAGTTGATTGAAGAAAGCAGAGATGAAACAGAGGTTGCTGAGAAAATTATGGATCTTTGTATGCACAATTCCTAAAACTTAcgtactagtttttttttttgcatcttttttGTTTGGTCGTCAATTACTATAAACAATAGGctcaaaatctaatttcaaGAATTGCATATAGTTTTACAGAAACTTGTGCTTGTTTGCTGTTTATTTGCTGTTAGTATTGATCTTCTTTgttcactcttttttttttttgtttatttaacatttttattCTCTGTTAATGGATAGATTAGTGGTTTAGCTGAGGATTGAGATCATTCGTCAAGGATGACAAATATTCTTGTAGCCCTTATCCATCCCActtctattttgtttttttctctccCTCCAAATTTATTTGATTCCACTACGTTAATTTTGTCTTCGTTTTGGCCGTTATCATGGGATAAAAGGTATGTGtacattttatttgtaggatcatattgaatttattattattgtcattgtCGATGTAATTTATCAGAAAcaaactatttattttctttatataggAAGGTGTGTATATTTGCAGATCTTACACGTGAG
The Solanum stenotomum isolate F172 chromosome 12, ASM1918654v1, whole genome shotgun sequence DNA segment above includes these coding regions:
- the LOC125847577 gene encoding 7-deoxyloganetic acid glucosyltransferase-like, producing the protein MEHHNTIEAKIMCPHVLLFPLPIQSPINSMLQLAELFCLAGLQVTFLNTNHNQQLLYRHTNVESRFRQYPKFQFRTISDGLPDDHPRSFPMFEDLINSLQAVAEPFLKDILTESGVTCVIPDGLFYYAVDICNEVGVSVISFDTISPCCLWVYLCFPKLIQTGDIPFKGNDDLDMLIENVPGMEDLLRRRDFPFYRLTNCATDLYCQLALKEIQSIPRSHGLILNTFEDLDGPLLSHIRSHCPQTYAVGPLHLQLKTRLADKRMSSSNSLWEEDHSSIQWLDAQPIESVIYVSFGSLATLTKEEMLEFWHGLVNSGIRFLWVMRSDLLREEEFSHQFVKELAAGCKERAYIVSWAPQEKVLSHPAIGGFLTHSGWNSTMESIVERKPMICWAVYVDQRVTSRFVGEVWKIGLDMKDICDRDNIEKVVKDLMVTNKEKLKKSVDKLSMLAEISVGEGGSSYNAFEYLVDDIKKLGRRDKDINPNSIG
- the LOC125847595 gene encoding uncharacterized protein At1g66480-like, whose amino-acid sequence is MGNNIGGSTKKTKVMKINGEILKLKTPITTLEVVKDYPGHVLLESEAVKKFGIRAKPLEAEQELKPNKIYFLVELPLFPKEEITKVTRRVKSDVHMNAQDRLECLMLSRRSASDLSISKPSNGAVVQLKMKLPRSVVQKLIEESRDETEVAEKIMDLCMHNS